A region from the Drosophila bipectinata strain 14024-0381.07 chromosome 3R, DbipHiC1v2, whole genome shotgun sequence genome encodes:
- the Dhc93AB gene encoding dynein beta chain, ciliary isoform X1, which produces MRALRDFNIPKIITDDMPVFMGLISDLFPALDVPRKRDQDFERTVKQAASDLLLQPEDNFILKVVQLEELLEVRHSVFIVGNAGTGKTQVWKTLLRTYQNIKRKPIFNDLNPKAVTNDELFGIINPATREWKDGLFSVLMRDQANITGDQPKWIVLDGDIDPMWIESLNTVMDDNKVLTLASNERIALTPSMRLLFEISNLRTATPATVSRAGILYINPQDLGWNPYVTSWVETRKIPAEKSNLVMLFDKYIPPSLETIRVRFKKITPVAEMAHIQMLCHLLNCFLIPANTPADCPKEWHELYFVFACIWAFGSAMFQDQAIDYRVEFSKWWVNEFKTVKFPPGGTVFDYFLDSETKTFLPWTEKIPKFELDSDLPLQAVIVHTSESIRLRYFLDLLMDKKHPVMLVGNAGCGKTVLVNEKLQSLSENYAVTTIPFNFYTTSEMLQKILEKPLEKKAGRNYGPPGNKLLCYFVDDINMPEVDQYGTVQPHTLMRQHLDYGHWYDRNKLTLKDIHNCQYVACMNPTSGSFTINPRLQRHFCVLAVSFPGPESITVMYSAILAQHFANAEQKFNPIVTRMTPNIVAATIALHNKCLQVFLPTAIKSHYIFNLRDISNVFQGLLFSSTECLAGSTDLIRLWQHETQRVYSDKLTDDKDIDSFTKMQHDIVKKSFEEIDESVIFDKPNIYCHFAGGIGDPKYMPIKGWPELHKLLQEAMSSYNDLVAAMNLVLFEDAMMHVCRINRILESPRGSALLVGVGGSGKQSLARLAAFISSLEVVQIQLKKGYGVNDLKNEFSGLYLKAGLKNVGIMFLMTDAQIPSEDFLVLINDMLATGEIPDLFPDDEIENIIAGVRNEVKGAGLVDTRENCWKFFIDRVRKQLKIVLCFSPVGSTLRVRSRKFPAIINATSINWFHEWPQEALISVAMNFLAQNKVLPENHRDSVAKFMAYVHTSVNTTSKVYLQNERRYNYTTPKSYLEQINLYIKLLNNKHEDLQSKIERLENGLEKLRSTALQVADLKVKLAVQEIELKEKNDAADALIEIVGIETEKVQTEKAVADEEEMKVALIADEVTKKQRDCEEDLLKAEPALTAAQEALNTLNKANLTELKSFGSPPGAVTNVTAAVMVLLSPGGKLPKDRSWKAAKIAMAKVDTFLDSLINYDKENIHPEITKAIQPYLKDPEFEPEFVRSKSGAAAGLCAWVINIIKFYEVYCDVEPKRKALAAANAELAAAQDRLAGIKRKVASLEEQLAKLTADFEKATADKLRCQQEADATQATIALANRLVGGLASENVRWAEAVNNFVKQGITLPGDILLITAFISYVGCFTKGFRIDLLLKMWTPFLKSIDPPIPTTENLDPLTLLTDDTTIAIWTNEGLPSDRMSIENATILSNSDRWPLMIDPQLQGVKWIKQKYGEELKVIRLGQRSYLDIIEKSINAGNTVLIENIDENLDPVLDSLLGRNLIKKGKAIKIGDKEIEYNSNFRLILHTKLANPHYKPEMQAQTTLINFTVTRDGLEDQLLAEVVKAERPDLEELKAELTKQQNDFKIMLKKLEDDLLSRLSSAGENILGDTALVENLETTKSTASEIEEKVAEAKITSKEIDKAREYYRPAAARASLLYFILNELNTINPIYQFSLKAFSVVFQKAIAKAEPGETLDLRVSNLIDCITYSVFQYTSRGLFECDKLIFASQMTFQILLMNEEVTSAELDFLLRFPIKPHVTSPVDFLTNQSWGGICSLASKDEFRNLDRDIETSSKRWKKLVESELPEKEKFPQEWKNKTALQRLCMIRALRPDRMTYALADFIEEKLGSKYVENRAMEFAKSYEEASPSTPIFFILSPGVNPLKDVEALGKQMGFTMDLGNFHNVSLGQGQECIAEAAMDTAAKNGHWVVLQNIHLVRKWLPVLEKKLEYYAEDSHPDYRMFLSAEPASTPSAHIIPQGILESSIKITNEPPTGMLANLHKALDNFTQETLEMSGKEAEFKAILFSLCYFHAVVAERRKFGPQGWNKIYPFNVGDLNISVSVLYNYLEANAKVPWEDLRYLFGEIMYGGHITDDWDRRLCITYLEEYMQPDLVDGELFLAPSFPAPPNTDYQGYHTYVDEMMPAESPYLYGLHPNAEIGFLTTRAENIFRTVFEMQPRDAGAGGGATVTREDKVKQIVDEIIEKLPEEFNMVEIMNKVEERTPYVIVAFQECERMNFLTSEMKRSLKELDLGLKGELTITSDMEVLENSLFLDQVPPIWTQRAYPSLLGLNNWFIDLCLRLRELETWSTDFVLPSCVWLAGFFNPQSLLTAIMQSTARRNDLPLDKMCLQCDVTKKQKEEFTTAPRDGCCVHGIFMEGARWDIQQGIIMESRLKELYPSMPVINIRAITQDKQDLRNMYECPVYKTRTRGPTTYVSNLNLKTKDKPGKWILAGVALLLQT; this is translated from the exons ATGCGCGCCCTCCGCGACTTCAATATACCGAAAATAATCACGGACGACATGCCGGTGTTCATGGGGCTCATCAGCGACCTGTTTCCCGCCCTGGATGTGCCCCGCAAACGTGATCAGGACTTTGAGCGCACCGTAAAACAAGCGGCCTCCGACCTGCTACTGCAACCAGAGGACAATTTCATCCTGAAAGTGGTGCAGCTGGAGGAGCTGTTGGAGGTACGCCACTCCGTGTTCATCGTTGGCAACGCGGGCACTGGCAAGACCCAGGTGTGGAAGACGCTGCTGCGCACCTACCAGAACATCAAGCGGAAACCCATATTCAATGACTTGAATCCGAAAGCTGTGACCAATGATGAACTCTTCGGCATTATCAACCCGGCGACTCGCGAGTGGAAAGACGGCCTGTTCTCGGTATTGATGCGGGATCAGGCAAACATAACGGGCGATCAACCAAAGTGGATCGTGCTCGACGGCGACATCGATCCCATGTGGATCGAAAGCTTGAATACCGTGATGGACGACAACAAGGTCCTCACACTGGCCAGCAACGAGCGCATTGCGTTGACGCCTTCGATGCGTTTGCTCTTCGAGATCTCCAACCTGAGAACAGCAACGCCGGCAACCGTATCCAGGGCTGGCATCCTGTACATTAATCCGCAGGACTTGGGTTGGAATCC CTATGTGACCAGTTGGGTTGAAACGCGCAAAATTCCAGCCGAAAAGTCCAATTTGGTCATGTTATTTGATAAGTACATACCGCCTTCATTGGAAACGATTCGCGTGCGATTCAAGAAGATCACGCCAGTCGCCGAAATGGCCCACATACAAATGCTGTGCCATCTGCTAAACTGTTTTCTAATCCCAGCGAACACGCCAGCCGATTGTCCAAAAGAATGGCACGAACTGTACTTTGTTTTTGCCTGTATCTGGGCCTTCGGATCGGCCATGTTCCAGGATCAAGCCATTGACTACCGCGTGGAGTTCAGCAAATGGTGGGTAAATGAGTTCAAAACTGTTAAGTTCCCGCCAG gcGGAACAGTTTTCGACTATTTCCTGGATAGCGAAACAAAGACCTTCCTGCCCTGGACGGAGAAGATACCGAAATTCGAACTGGACTCGGACCTGCCGCTGCAGGCTGTCATCGTGCACACCTCCGAGTCGATTCGCCTGCGTTACTTCCTAGATCTCCTGATGGATAAGAAGCACCCGGTGATGCTAGTGGGGAATGCCGGCTGCGGCAAGACCGTACTGGTGAACGAGAAGCTTCAATCGCTATCTGAGAATTACGCTGTCACTACAATACCATTCAATTTCTACACCACGTCCGAGATGTTGCAGAAGATCCTCGAGAAGCCGCTGGAGAAGAAGGCGGGTCGCAACTACGGACCGCCCGGCAACAAGCTCCTCTGTTACTTCGTGGACGACATCAATATGCCCGAGGTGGACCAGTATGGCACCGTGCAGCCGCACACTCTGATGCGCCAGCATCTGGACTATGGCCACTGGTACGACCGCAACAAGCTGACCCTCAAGGACATCCACAACTGTCAGTATGTGGCCTGTATGAACCCCACCTCGGGCAGTTTCACGATCAATCCGCGCCTGCAGCGTCACTTCTGCGTTCTCGCAGTCAGTTTCCCCGGACCCGAGTCCATCACGGTCATGTACTCGGCTATCCTGGCGCAGCATTTCGCTAATGCGGAGCAGAAATTCAACCCGATTGTAACAAGGATGACGCCCAACATTGTGGCAGCCACGATAGCGCTCCACAACAAGTGCTTGCAGGTGTTCCTGCCCACGGCGATCAAGTCGCACTACATCTTTAATCTGCGAGATATCAGCAATGTATTTCAG GGATTGCTGTTCAGTTCGACAGAGTGCTTGGCGGGCTCTACAGATCTTATACGTTTGTGGCAACACGAGACACAGCGCGTGTACTCGGATAAGCTAACCGACGATAAGGACATCGATAGCTTTACCAAAATGCAGCATGACATTGTCAAGAAGTCGTTCGAAGAAATTGACGAATCCGTTATATTCGACAAGCCGAATATCTACTGTCATTTCGCTGGAGGAATTGGTGATCCTAAGTACATGCCCATCAAGGGTTGGCCTGAGCTTCACAAACTCCTTCAGGAAGCAATGTCATCGTATAATGATCTAGTCGCTGCCATGAATCTGGTGTTATTCGAGGATGCGATGATGCACGTATGCAG GATCAATCGCATTTTAGAATCACCGCGTGGCAGCGCTCTATTGGTTGGTGTTGGTGGCAGCGGGAAACAATCTCTAGCGCGCTTGGCAGCATTCATATCCAGCTTGGAGGTCGTGCAGATACAGCTTAAGAAGGGATATGGAGTCAATGACTTGAAG AATGAATTTTCAGGACTTTATTTGAAGGCCGGACTCAAGAATGTTGGCATTATGTTCCTAATGACGGATGCACAAATCCCTAGCGAGGATTTTCTTGTCTTAATCAACGATATGTTAGCCACTGGCGAGATCCCAGATCTGTTTCCGGACGACGAGATCGAGAACATAATCGCTGGCGTCCGCAATGAGGTCAAAGGTGCGGGACTGGTTGACACGAGGGAAAACTGCTGGAAATTCTTCATCGATCGAGTGCGCAAGCAACTGAAGATAGTTCTGTGCTTTTCACCAGTGGGTTCAACATTGCGTGTTCGGTCGAGAAAATTCCCTGCCATCATCAATGCCACATCAATCAATTGGTTCCACGAATGGCCTCAGGAAGCACTCATCTCGGTGGCCATGAACTTCCTCGCCCAGAACAAGGTGCTGCCGGAGAACCACCGCGACTCTGTGGCCAAGTTCATGGCCTACGTCCACACCTCGGTCAACACGACCTCGAAGGTGTACTTACAGAACGAGCGACGGTACAACTACACCACCCCAAAGAGCTACCTGGAGCAGATCAACCTCTATATCAAGCTATTGAATAACAAGCATGAGGATCTTCAGAGTAAGATCGAGCGGTTGGAGAACGGACTGGAGAAGCTCCGATCCACTGCCCTGCAAGTGGCCGATCTGAAGGTAAAGCTCGCCGTCCAGGAGATCGAGCTAAAGGAGAAGAACGATGCGGCCGACGCCCTCATCGAGATTGTGGGCATCGAGACGGAGAAGGTGCAAACGGAGAAAGCCGTGGCCGATGAGGAGGAAATGAAGGTTGCTTTGATAGCCGACGAAGTCACCAAGAAGCAGCGGGACTGCGAGGAGGATCTCCTCAAGGCGGAGCCCGCCCTGACCGCCGCCCAGGAGGCGCTCAACACCCTCAACAAGGCCAATCTAACCGAGCTCAAGAGCTTCGGTTCGCCGCCGGGTGCGGTCACCAATGTGACCGCTGCCGTCATGGTGCTGCTCTCCCCGGGGGGCAAGCTGCCCAAGGACCGCTCCTGGAAGGCGGCCAAAATCGCCATGGCCAAGGTGGACACGTTCCTCGATTCGTTGATCAATTACGACAAAGAGAACATCCATCCGGAGATCACAAAGGCCATCCAGCCGTACCTCAAGGATCCAGAGTTCGAGCCGGAGTTTGTACGCTCCAAGTCGGGAGCGGCGGCTGGCCTGTGCGCCTGGGTAATCAATATAATTAAGTTCTACGAGGTCTACTGCGACGTGGAGCCCAAACGGAAGGCTCTGGCGGCCGCCAATGCTGAGCTGGCAGCGGCCCAGGACAGACTGGCGGGCATCAAGCGGAAAGTCGCG AGCCTCGAGGAGCAGCTGGCCAAGCTGACGGCGGACTTCGAAAAGGCCACCGCTGACAAACTGCGTTGCCAGCAAGAGGCGGACGCCACACAAGCAACCATCGCGCTGGCCAATCGCCTGGTGGGCGGTCTGGCCAGTGAAAACGTACGCTGGGCGGAAGCAGTCAACAA CTTCGTCAAGCAGGGAATTACCTTACCCGGCGATATTCTACTCATTACCGCCTTCATTTCCTATGTCGGCTGTTTTACGAAAGGATTCCGCATCGATCTTCTACTCAAGATGTGGACACCCTTTTTGAAGAGCATCGATCCGCCCATACCCACAACCGAGAATCTCGATCCTTTGACGCTGCTGACCGACGACACCACCATCGCCATCTGGACAAACGAGGGACTGCCCAGCGATAGGATGTCTATTGAGAATGCCACCATCCTGTCCAACTCGGACCGCTGGCCCCTGATGATCGATCCCCAACTGCAGGGCGTTAAATGGATCAAGCAGAAGTATGGCGAGGAGCTGAAGGTGATTCGTCTGGGTCAGCGGAGCTATCTGGACATCATCGAGAAGTCCATCAACGCGGGAAACACGGTGCTGATCGAGAACATTGACGAGAACTTGGATCCAGTGCTGGATTCATTGCTGGGTcgaaatttaatcaaaaagGGAAA GGCAATTAAAATCGGAGACAAGGAGATCGAATACAACTCTAACTTCCGCTTAATCCTGCACACAAAACTAGCTAATCCGCACTACAAGCCAGAGATGCAAGCACAAACCACACTTATTAACTTCACCGTAACACGGGACGGACTGGAGGACCAACTGCTGGCGGAAGTGGTGAAGGCGGAGCGTCCCGATCTGGAGGAACTGAAGGCCGAACTCACCAAGCAACAGAACGACTTCAAGATCATGCTCAAGAAGCTGGAGGACGACCTGCTGTCGCGCCTATCGTCGGCGGGTGAGAATATTTTAGGTGACACGGCGCTGGTCGAGAATCTGGAGACCACCAAGAGCACCGCTTCGGAGATCGAGGAGAAGGTGGCCGAGGCGAAGATAACATCCAAGGAGATCGACAAGGCCCGAGAATACTACAGACCCGCAGCTGCCCGAGCCAGTCTGCTATATTTCATTCTCAACGAACTAAACACTATTAATCCGATATATCAGTTTTCACTGAAA GCTTTTAGTGTAGTGTTCCAAAAGGCCATAGCCAAGGCTGAACCGGGCGAAACTTTGGATTTGCGGGTGTCCAATCTGATCGATTGTATAACGTATTCGGTCTTTCAGTATACTTCGCGTGGTCTTTTCGAATGCGACAAGCTCATCTTTGCCTCGCAAATGACATTTCAG ATACTGCTTATGAATGAGGAGGTTACATCGGCGGAACTGGACTTCCTACTCCGCTTCCCGATCAAGCCACATGTGACAAGTCCCGTGGACTTTCTGACCAACCAATCGTGGGGCGGAATTTGCAGTCTAGCGTCCAAAGATGAATTCAGGAACCTGGACCGCGACATTGAAACCTCCTCTAAGCGCTGGAAAAAACTGGTGGAGTCAGAGTTGCCTGAGAAGGAGAAGTTCCCACAGGAGTGGAAGAACAAAACGGCCTTACAGAGGCTCTGCATGATCAGAGCTCTGAGGCCTGATCGAATGACCTACGCGCTAGC TGACTTTATTGAAGAGAAGCTGGGATCGAAATATGTGGAGAACCGGGCTATGGAGTTTGCCAAGTCCTACGAGGAAGCCAGTCCCTCTACTCCAATCTTCTTCATACTATCGCCCGGCGTTAATCCCCTCAAGGACGTGGAGGCCCTGGGAAAGCAAATGGGCTTCACCATGGATCTGGGTAACTTCCATAATGTGTCTTTGGGTCAAGGTCAGGAATGCATTGCCGAGGCTGCCATGGACACGGCCGCCAAGAACGGCCACTGGGTGGTTCTGCAGAATATACATTTGGTCAGGAAATGGCTGCCAGTTCTTGAGAAGAAGCTGGAGTACTACGCCGAGGACTCGCATCCGGACTATCGTATGTTTCTCAGTGCGGAGCCAGCATCAACGCCCTCGGCTCACATTATTCCACAG GGGATCCTAGAGTCTTCGATCAAGATCACCAACGAGCCACCTACGGGCATGCTGGCCAACCTGCACAAGGCCCTGGACAACTTCACCCAGGAGACCTTGGAGATGTCCGGCAAGGAGGCCGAGTTCAAGGCCATCCTGTTCTCGCTCTGCTACTTCCACGCCGTGGTGGCGGAGCGACGCAAGTTCGGGCCCCAGGGCTGGAACAAGATCTATCCCTTCAATGTGGGCGATCTGAACATCAGCGTGTCCGTGCTATATAATTACTTGGAGGCCAATGCCAAGGTGCCGTGGGAGGATCTGCGATATCTGTTCGGGGAGATTATGTATGGAGGTCACATCACGGACGACTGGGATCGCCGGCTATGCATTACTTATCTGGAGGAGTACATGCAGCCGGACCTGGTCGATGGTGAACTCTTCCTGGCTCCCTCCTTCCCGGCGCCACCTAACACGGACTATCAGGGCTACCACACCTATGTGGACGAAATGATGCCGGCAGAGTCTCCCTACCTTTACGGACTGCATCCAAATGCCGAGATCGGATTCCTGACCACTCGGGCGGAGAACATATTCCGAACTGTGTTCGAGATGCAGCCACGGGATGCCGGAGCTGGCGGGGGGGCGACGGTGACACGCGAGGACAAGGTGAAGCAGATCGTCGATGAGATCATCGAGAAGCTGCCCGAGGAGTTCAACATGGTAGAGATCATGAACAAGGTGGAGGAGCGCACGCCGTATGTGATAGTGGCCTTTCAGGAGTGCGAGCGGATGAACTTCCTCACCAGCGAGATGAAGCGCAGCCTGAAGGAGTTGGACTTGGGCTTAAAGGGTGAATTGACCATTACGTCGGACATGGAGGTGCTGGAGAATTCACTGTTTTTGGATCAAGTACCGCCCATTTGGACGCAACGTGCGTATCCTTCGCTCTTGGGTCTCAACAATTGGTTCATTGATCTGTGCCTGCGTCTTCGCGAACTGGAAACCTGGTCCACCGATTTTGTG ttacCCTCCTGCGTCTGGCTGGCCGGATTCTTCAATCCGCAATCCCTGCTCACCGCCATCATGCAGAGCACCGCCCGTCGGAATGATCTGCCGCTGGACAAGATGTGCCTCCAGTGTGACGTTACCAAGAAGCAGAAGGAGGAATTTAC GACGGCGCCACGGGACGGGTGCTGCGTGCATGGCATCTTCATGGAGGGCGCCAGGTGGGACATCCAGCAGGGCATTATCATGGAGTCGCGCCTCAAGGAGCTCTATCCCTCAATGCCGGTGATAAATATTCGG GCCATCACCCAAGATAAGCAAGACCTGAGGAACATGTACGAGTGCCCCGTCTACAAGACCCGTACCCGGGGCCCCACCACCTATGTTTCCAATCTGAATCTCAAGACCAAAGACAAGCCGGGCAAATGGATTCTGGCCGGAGTGGCACTACTCCTTCAAACTTAA